CAGTATCTCACTTTGACCAGACCTGATATATCTTTTTCTGTTAACAAAGTGTGCCAATTTCTTCATGCACCTACTAATGTCCATTTTACTGCTGCAAAACGCATAGTGAGATATGTCAAAGGAACTATGAACATTGGTCTAGATTTCAGCAAGTCATCTTCAAATCTTGTTAGTGCTTTTTCTGACTCAGATTGGGCAGGATGCCTGGATGACAGACGCTCCACTGGAGGTTTTGCAATCTTTTTTGGACCGAATTTAATATCATGGTGTGCTCAAAAACAGGCCACTGTTTCTAGATCCAGCACAGAGGCAGAGTATAAAGCACTGGCAAATGCTACAGCTGAGATTATATGGGTTCAGTCCATGCTGAAAGAACTGAGCATAAAGAACACACCAGCTCCATGTCTGTGGTGTGATAACCTCGGTGCAACTTATCTGTCTGCCAATCCAGTTTTTCATGCAAGGACAAAACATATTGAAATAGACATTCACTTTGTTCGTGAGAGGGTTGTTCAAAAACAACTTGATATTCGCTTTATCCACTCCAAAGATCAGCTTGCAGATGGATTTACAAAGGCTTTGCCTGTGAGAAGTTTTGAAAATTTTAaacataatctcaacttgatgaagttgtgattaaggggggGTGTTAAACATACATGGCGCATACGTGATAGAAGAGGATCTTCAAAGATAGTTCAGGAGGTAGTTTAACTAGGATATGACATCTATTCGGTTGTAACCAAGTTTATCTCTTGCTTTTCTTTCTCCTCAAGTTGTATCCCGATTCTCTCTTATCTTCTCAACCAACTCATGTATGCGCCTCAGGGTTATTGCGCCCCTGCTATATAACACGTAGCACGTCGCCCAAGATAGGATAAGACGTTTCCGCCATCGCACAATTATGGCATACCAAAGATCAAGGGCGGATTGGCTACATGCCGGTGATCGCAACATCGTTTTTTTCCATGCACAAGCTAAAAGGAGAAAACATCAGAACAAGGTTTTGGTGCTGGAAAATGCAAATGGGGTGATTCTTGACACAAAGGATGAAGCCCGAGCCGAAGTGCAATTTTTTTTTTACATAAACTTGTATACGACTCAGGAGGAGGTTGTGATTGATGAGGTGTTGCACCACGTCCCACCTATGGTGCGTTATGAATGGGAGACTGATACGGCCTTTCTGTGAGGAGGAAGTCGAGCATGCATTATTTGCAATGGCACCAGGGACCCATGGCTTCAATGCGGGGTTTCACCAACACCATTGGTCTCTGATAAAGGCGGACGTAACACGTGCAGTGTTACATTTTCTGAATGGTGGCCATATGCCGGAGGCTATAAATAAAACGGTAATTGTGTTAATTCCCAAGGTTAAAAATCCGAGAAATATCACTCGGTACAGAACCATCTCTCTTTTGTAATGTGATATATAAACTTTACTCTAAAGTGTTGGCTAATAGGCTGAGATCCTTGATGAAGAGCAAAGCGCTTTTGTATCAGGTATACTTATAACAGATAATGTCATCACTGCTTATGAGTGCATCCATGCCATGAAGAGAAAGAAGAGTAAGCAGGGCTGGTGTGCTGTCAAACTTGACATAATGAAGGCGTATGATCGCGTGGAATGATCCTATCTTCAAGGAGTCATGCTTCAGCTGGGTTTTTCTGAAGATTGGGTCTCTCGTCATGATGTGTGTCAACTCGGTGACTCTCAAGTTAAGATGAATGGGGAACTCCTACCATCATTTCGCCCTTCTAGAGGTAATAAGGCAAGGTGACCCAATCTCCCCCTATCTCTTTCTGTTTTGTGGGGAAGGGTTATCGTCCCTTCTCAAGAATTATGATGGTGGATTGGTTGACAGATGCATTTGGCTAGGTTTGAAATCCCCATGGATTTCATATCCCTTTTTTTTTGCAGATAATTGTCTAGTTTTTATGAAAGCAGATACCAGAAGTGCACACTGACTGAATGATATTCTACAAGCATATAGTTTGGGCCCTGGTCAGTGTGTTAATAAGGCCAAGAGTTTTGTGTGTTTCAGCCCAAATTGTGGGGCGTCTATGAGGGCATGAGTCAGATACAACTTGCACATTCATAGAGAAGCTCTCGCAGAGAAGTACCTGAGACTACCAACGGCGAACGTTAGGATTACAGAGCATAATTGTATTCATTACTGCGAGTAGGCTAGATCCAGGGTGCAGCGATACTGTGAGAAATTGATGTCATGTGCGGCAAAATTGGTTCTTCTTAAGGCAGTGATCCAAGCCTTACCAGCCTATTCTATGAGTTATTTTAAGCTCACAAAAGGCTTATGCCAGAAAGTCACCACAGTTATGTCAAAGTTTTGGTGTGATGGATCACTTGATAAAAGGGGAATGCATTGACAGTCATGGGAGAAGATGCACATATCAAAGGCGAAGGGCGGGCTTGGCTTCTGAGACCTACAAATGTCCAATGATGTTATGCTTCCGAAACAGGCATGGTGCCTAATTGACAAGCCCAAGAGCTTGTGTGCCTGAGTCCTTAGGGGACGTTACTATCCTGATGGAGATTTCTTGCAGGCAGAATGCCTTGCCATCAACTCGGAAGGCCATGATTTACAGGCGGAGAGGTACTCAAGAAAGGCCTCATCCGAAGAGTCGGAGATGGTTTGACAACGGAAGTTTGGCATGATACTGGATTCAAAATGCTACTTTCTTTAAACCAGTTTGTAACATGGGAGATGCTCCAGTCCATTTGGTAGCCGACTTGAAGAGGACCCAGGTGAGTGGAACGAGGAGATGATTAGAAGGACTTTCATCGCTCCAGACGCCAATGCCATTCTGAGCGGTTGGTAATTTTTACAGTGCGCTCGGCGTACTGTATGCTCATGGAGTCGCGTAAGAGTTGAAGAGCTAGATTGGCAGTTCGACACAAGGGCAGGAGGTATGTGTTGAGATTTATCTAATCCATGTAATTAGGTATAATCTACGCTTGTAACGGATGTGCAGTTTCCGCACGCACCCCCTCCTCTTGGAACGGATGCTTCTGTTCGAGGTGTCCTTCCCAAACATCGCGCCTGTGCGAAGTGCCCCCTCAGGGGTATATATATGTAATCCATTGATCAATGAAAACACACTATTCATTCTTGCAATTCTCATTTAACAGTATGGAAGGCCCTTTCGCGTCTAGATGTACAACCGAAGATTCGCGTCTTTTGGTGGCCTACACTTCACGGCTTTCTGCCGACAGGAAATGGCCCAGATTGGAGTAGTATTTATTTATGACATTCTTTTTAGTAAAGGAACATATGTGCTGTTGATATCTTTTTATGGGTTCTTTGGGATTCACTCAGAACCAGCTCACCTTATAGAAGTTTTTCCTCAATGTTTAAGCTGGCTAAACTCAGTGGCCATagtttttgtgtttatttttctcccgttgcaacacactaCATTTTTATGATGTTATATGAGCGATGAACGTACGGGAAATCCTTAAGGATCCAATCCTCTAAAACTCCTTTGAAAAACCAAAGAAGCCCTAAACAGATTGCATAGCACGGGCGGCAACTTCCATGGCCGGCACGGTGGAGGCAACAACCGGAGACCGGCAGACCGGGCACGTCCTGTGAGACCAGAGCCACTCGTCGATGCACCGGTCGTGGAAGAGGTGCGTGCACGCCGGCAGCTGCTTCACCCCCTCCTTGGGCCTGACCTCGGCGAGGCACACCGCGCACTGGTGGCCCTCTCCGCCGCCGCACCTCAGCTTCTCGTACTTGTACACGGGCAGGCCGGCGATCGCGGCACGGCCTAGCCTGATGGCCGGTTCCCGTGCAAGTGCGGTCATGGACTGACCCCCCTCTGGTTCTTGCAGGAGCTCGCGTTGCGACCTAGCGCCCGAGCGCACGCGCTCGCACAGCCCGACGACGAAGAGGAAGGCGAGCAGAACGCTGCCGATGCCGACATTGGTTCGCCAGGGGATGCCGGAGAGTTGCAGTACACCGCACGTCAAGGCCACCGGAGCAACGACGATGAACACGAGCTTGAGCGGCATGCCGGCCAGGCGGCGACCGAATCACGCCGGTTCCAATGCTATCGGTCTGTAGTTTGAGCTACGTCTATGGGCTCTCTGTATAGTTGGTTTGTTTCAGGTGTGTGCTGGTGTCTGGTCTGACTGGGGTTGTCTTTTCACGCGGCGTGTGTTGTCTGACTGCAAGAGCCCATCGATGTCGACAAGCTGGCCATCTTGGAGCTTACGTGCTCGTACTTTTGATCAGGCAAAATTACCGGAACATGCACATGTGTGTGTCATCATAGTGTGTATGTGTGTGTCATCCTGGTGGTCAGGAAAACCGCAAGAGACAATTTGCAGCGTACTGAATTATGTTTCGATGATCACAAGGAGGAGGATCTCTGCCGTTGTTATTCTGAAGGCAAGGCCATGCAATTTATAAATATCACCCATTGCTTTCAGTTAGATGGTCATGATCGCAAATCAACATATGGTTGGTGGTATTCCTAATCCACCAGGTTCATGTCCTAGACTCACTGGTCTTCgtgtttttctgaatttatttcagatctttcggcgatgtgcgttcagtgttAGGAGACATTTCCATCGACTACGAAGGCGTCTGTGGTGGAATCTCAAAATAATGTGCcgactcagtctctcggaggtgatcATATggatagggtgtgcatgtgtgcctTTATAGGGGTGAGTATATGTGTGTATGATTGAGCATCTgtgtttgtactgtgttaaaaaaatcaATGATCAGGGTCTCTCATGTATGACAGTATCGCAAAGAAACAGTCAGATTTAGCAATTAGACATGTCAATATTTTGTTCAAAAACAGAGGGAGGAGAGGTCCATGGTAAGAAATAGGGGAGTAAGATTGGTGGAGACTGAGAGAAGGGTCGGTAAGCTTCAATCCCCAAAGAGTTATCTGGCGTATAGATGTCTTCACTGCACGAGCTTTGGcaccagtggcggagacagggggtgCCAGCACGGGTCCTGGCCCCCCCTAACAACATGAATTTACTACTAAATTACTGATGAATAGTGATGAATTAATTTTTTTTACTGCTAAACATCTATTTTCCTATGGATTGGCCCTCCCCAACCTATTTCAGTGGCACTTGGCCCCCCTAATCCAAATTTTCTGCCTCCACCACGGTTTGGCACTTCGGACTGACCTAATGCAAACAAGATGTTGTAATCGCCTTGTTATTTATTCGGACAACCTTAAGGTCATTGAAATCATAAAGAATGATGGAAGATCTGGCAGGTTTTCATGATTGTTACCATGCTGCTTATGATTTTCCTCTTACTAGCTTCATACACTATAATTGGAAAGCGATCATGGCACAATTCTCTTTGTAGTAGTGCTTGGTTGGAGAGAGTATACGGTTTGGCTAAAAAGCAAATACGTATTAGTTTGCTTCattttaaaaagaaaagaaaagaaaagaaaccccAAATCCTTGGTGGGTGGGTAGGTGGGGTCGCCCTCGCGGTGTTGCTTCTGTGGGCGACGAGGGGTGAGAGGCTGCCACCGCCGCTGTTGTAGCACTACGATGTGAATCGAAGGAGTGTAATGGAGGCCAGGTTACGACATACTAATATTAGTGTTTTTAGCATGGTGGTGCTCCTTCGCTTTCTTGTTCCCCAGGGCTAGTACAATATGCTTGATCATTTTAAATATCATAAGATATAATTCATTGATCAAGAAGGCCTTTGACATATTATCACTTTGGTAATACTATGTGGCGTGCTGTATTTTTATTCATAAAATAGAACAGTTTTTGAAAACGAATATAGTGACCACAATGCCATGTCACATGACCTcataccaacaacaacaacaaagaaaTTACTACTAACAGCCAGGGTCTTGTTGTAAGGGAACATAATACGCCATACATTTTGAAGCAGATTTACTCCCTCctttttagatcactaaagtactgATCTAAAATCTCGCAAAAAAAGTACCGatctaaaaagtcttatatttagtGCTCTAAAAAGTCTTAGATTTAGTAAAAGTCTTATATTACTTTATAGGGGGAGTACTGGTGTTCAAAATTTATAGGAAAAATTGCAATATGAATGTTCTGTTTCACAGATTtccatataaaaaatacatttttgtGCCTGAGA
This portion of the Triticum dicoccoides isolate Atlit2015 ecotype Zavitan chromosome 7A, WEW_v2.0, whole genome shotgun sequence genome encodes:
- the LOC119328086 gene encoding RING-H2 finger protein ATL32-like — translated: MPLKLVFIVVAPVALTCGVLQLSGIPWRTNVGIGSVLLAFLFVVGLCERVRSGARSQRELLQEPEGGQSMTALAREPAIRLGRAAIAGLPVYKYEKLRCGGGEGHQCAVCLAEVRPKEGVKQLPACTHLFHDRCIDEWLWSHRTCPVCRSPVVASTVPAMEVAARAMQSV